A window of Neorhizobium galegae bv. orientalis str. HAMBI 540 genomic DNA:
TTGCAGGAACGAAAATCCCGCCGGCAACTGCCAGGCCGATCGCTTCGACGCAGACGCCGATGCCGACGCAGGACGGAATGAAACCCCGAGCCCCATACTCGAGCATTTTCACGACCTGCGCGAGATCATCGGAGTCGGAGAGCACGATGATCGGCGGCGACTTGAACTCGGTCGTCAATTTCGAGATGTCAGCTGCGAGTGCTGAATCGTCGGCCTTTCGGCTGCCTATATTGAATAGAACGGCTTGAACAGGTGGAAAGAGATCTTTCTCTAACTTCCATTCTTCGATGGAGCCGACAGCGCAGACATCCATCTCGAGGCCACGCCCGATGAGGGCTTTGGCAAGGCATTCGCGATCAAGCGCTCTCGCGTCGATGATCACCAGGCATCCATCGTGGTTTACCCCTTCACCGCCGCGATCATCTCGTTCGGCGAGCTTCGGGATGTCATTCATAATGCGAAAGGATTCTGCCACAGCAGGAGAACGGCTGTAGCCGCTTGGTGTGGAACTCATCTTACCCCCTTGCCTGAAGTCTAGGACTGATTGTCCCCTTCAGGAACCGCAACTATAAGTACGCCAACAGACTGTCTTACCACCTCATCAACCTTTTATTAACGTCAATATACAACTGATACGTAATTTAGTCTATCATCAAGTAAGCAAATAGATAAAAATATTTATCAAAGTGGCGAGCTAAGTTCCGATAGGGAATTGGATATCTGCTTATAGTTAACGCGCACGTCAAAATATAGGCTTTGGACCACCATACAGGATCCAGTTATAAATCTCGAACATCTGAGCCGCCTTGGCATGCCAGCTGTATCTTTCTCTAACACGTCTTGAGGTTGCGTCGCTGAGTAGAGCGACAAGCCCGGGATTGCTTTCCAAGTATTCGAACGCCTTGGTGAAACCGGTAATCAACGTCTCGCGATCGTGAAAGTCTACCGCTATGCCGGAATGATCGTCGATGAGCTCCGGCGGGCCTCCGTAATTGGCAACGACCGGGACCAGGCCCATGGACATTGCCTCCAGAACCACTCCGCCGCCAAACTCCCGGACACTCGGCAATGCCAGCACCTGATATCCGGCCAGTGTTGAAGCCAGGTCCCTTTGCTCCACCCATCCCGCAAATTTGACGGAATCCCGAAGCCCCTTTCGACGCACGGTCTCCTCCAGTTCTTTTCGCTGGGGCCCATCCCCGACAATGAGAACTTCGATGTTCAAACGCCCGCGATAGGCGGCCACGGCCTCGATGAGGATATCTGCGCCCTTATAGGGTACCAGCCTGCCGATGAAGGCGACGGCCAACCTGTTGCCGGAGAGTTCGCGCAACTGAAATGGAAAACGATCCGGATCGGCCGCGTTTTCCGGAATGAGAAAGGCCCTTTCCGCACAGCTCGTGGGAAGCTCGCTCAGCGTGTGACCGGATCCCGCAATCAGCGCTGCCGCCTCCGATCGCGTCGTCCGGTAGTACGGCATCAGAAAATGGAGCTTGCGAATTGCCGACAGCCACTCGCGCTCACGGCTTCGCACGTCCGAAAAACCTTTCGGCCAGGGCACGCCGCCGTTGAGGGGGCCGAGGACAAAAGGGATGCCATATTTTTTCAGCTTCCTCGCGATCGGGCTTTGGCTCGTGGGACTGAGCGGCGTGATCCTGTGCACCAGATCAAATTCGCCGGCCATCAGCCGCTTGCCCAGCAGCTTCCATACCTCTCGCTCGAAACTATAGTAGGAGAACGAGGAAAAGGCCGTCACGACCGTCCAGCCCTTGTTCTCGCCGCCCCGCAGACGCTCGCTGAGACGGTAGAAGGCGCGCGCTACCCTTTCGTTGTCGATAGCGACGAAATCGCGCCCCTCGACCAACCCGGCGCGCAAAAGCGCATCCCGGTTCCGGACCTGCGTGACAAGGAGAGCGTCGGTCTTCTGCATGATCGCATGCGCAAGGTTCCAGCCGACCAGCGGCACGCTGGTCCATTCCGGGTTCGCTGCCTCGGCAATCAACAAGGGCCGAAGCGTCTTGTCCGGTGATTTCGCGACATTGGAGTGAGGCCCGTTTCCGGCACGGCTCTGCTCGGAAAGTTTATCGGCGAAAGCGCGGAAGACCTGCGGAAGGCTATCGGAATGCGGCCCCGCCACGCTCATTGATTGACCCCTTTGCAGTCGACGCCACCAATCCGGTGGAAAAAATTCAACGCCAGACCAGTCCGGAAATTTATGTTGTCATGCATAGAGTATTTCCAAATTGAATTGATGAAATCCCGCTGACGTGACGGTTGAGCAACCACTACTCACTGGCCGCCACAAGTATGTATTGATGATGAATGTTATTTCGCCTTCTCCTCTTCTTCAATCTATCGGAAGTGGGAGAACATTACTGCTTTAGGGGTAGGACGGAATCGTCCACCACCACCCCTCGACTGAGGACGGATCGCCTTCTGATTTGGATCGATCAGAACATGCTGCCGGCGCGCTCAAAAATCAGCGTCGCGAGGGTTCCGGCTAGAAAACCGACTGGCCAGGCCAGAAGCACGCCGACTTCATAGGGCAGGCTGTGGAGGCCATGGCGCCGATTGAAATAGAATATCACGGCAAAAACCGGCAGCCCGTAAAGGGCGATCGCCCACAACGCGCCGTAAAACCCGAACATATAATAGGCGACCGGAATCGAGACGAAAATCGAGATCGCCCGGACGAAATTCAGAATGGTCTGGTTTCTGGGTTCGTTGACGGCAAGGTATATCGCCGACAGCGGCCCGAAACGGGTGGTGAGAAGGCTGAAGGACAGTATCTGGATGATCGGCGCGGCCTCCAGATAACGATCGTCATAGAGAAACTCGATGATCGCCTTGCCGCCTGAGAAGATCGCCCCGGCGCTTCCTATGAACACGAGATCGAAGGGAAGGCGAATTTTCAGAAACATGCCGCGCAGCTGTTCGGGCCGCTCCCGCGCCACCTTGCTGAGTGCCGGCATCGCGACAGTTGAGAAAAGCCGCCCGCCTGCGCCCTCCAGCATCGAAATAAGATTGAAGGCCAGGCTATAGAGGCCGAGCATCATGGGGCTCGTCCAGCCGGCAAGAAAGACGCGATCCCCGCTGGCCGCGACCACCGTCAGGATCGACGACAGCATGATCCACCGGCCGAAGCGAATGAGATCCCGAACCGCCTCCTTCTCCCAGGAAAAGCTGTTATTCACGCCGGGGAGCCACACATGGCTGAGCACGGTGGTGACGATGCAGGATACATATGTCGAAACGACGAAGGCCCAGATCGACCCCGTCTTCCAGGCGAGCAGAACCGCAACGGTGAGGCTGATCACTTGTGCCGTGACCTCGATAACCGTCAGCCGTCCGAGATCCAGATGCCGGAAAGCGGAGATGAGTTTCGTCGATTGCAGGCCCATGATGACCGTGCAGAACGACAGTGCCATGATAATCTCGGGAAGCTCGGGAACGGTATAGACCGACCCGGCGGGAAACAGACCGTAATGGGCTGCGCGCCCGATCCCGATCGCCACCAGCACACAGGTAAACCAGATCAGGCATCCATGCAGGATCTGCAGCGTCCAGGCGGTATCGAGATAGGATTGCTCGTCTCCCATCCGGCTCTGGATCGCTGCCGGCCTGAGGCCGAGGTCGGAGAGCATCGACACCGAGACCTGAACCATCGTGGCAACCGCCATGATGCCGAACATTTCCGGGATCAGCAGGCGCGTCAGGATCAGGCTGCTGGCGATGCGCAGCACCTGCAGCAGGACATACCCCATCATCGACCAGCCGGCCGCCCGCATGATGATATTGCGGAAACGCGGCTGCGACTCGACCGAAGGAGCGGGCGAGCCGAGCACACCCGCAGGACCCGAAGGTTCGCCATTCCAATCGGGAGAAATACTTGCTTCGACCACCGCGGGCTCCTTACTTCACTATTCTGTTGGCCTGGTTGTGCGTCTGGGAAAGATGTGACGACGGCGGCCCGTCCAATGGCAAGGCCACGAGCGTGGGCGACGGCATCGAAACGGATTGCCGGGGAACGTTACGCAAGCTCGATCACCGGTTTCTGGGCAACGGTTTTGCTTTGAAGCGGCTGCGCCGGTCCGGCGTCCTTTGACTTCCGTTTTTCCACCGCCTCGGCAACGATTGCGCGCATGCGCTCGGCAAGCACGCGAACATAGGGATCGAGCACCATGCTGTCGTGATCTCCCGGCACCTCGGAGACACTGAGTTGCACGACATGCTCGCTCCAGCCGTTGTCGGAGAGCAGGATATCGCGGTTCTCCTTGAGGCAGCGTCCGCCACTGAGCCTGTAGAAGATGGCGGGCTTCGGTCGGAACAAGGTCACCGCTCCGGCATAGGGTTTCACCTGGTATTGATGAGCCGCCCGCCTGAACGCCACCTCGATCTTCTCGTTGTTGAAATGCTCCGTCGGCCCGGCCTGATGCTCCGCCTCCTGCTTGGCGCGGCCGTTCATCTTGTCGTGCAGACGGTCCTGGAGATACTTGGCGAGATAATTGGCCTTATGTCGGCGGATATCCTGCAGTTTCATGCTGATGCGGTCGCGCAGATCCAGCCCCGGTTGCCGCGGCAGCGGCGTGTCCAGCATCAACACATGGGAAACTTCTTCTCCCACCTCCTGAAGTTGTCGGGCCATTTCATAGGCGGTTATGCCGCCGCCCGAATAGCCGGCAAGGAGATAGGGGCCGTTTGGCTGCACGATGCGGATTTCGGCGATGTAATCGGCCGCCATTTCCTCGAAAGTCGCATGCGGCTCATGGTCTCCATAGAGACCGCGAGCCTGCAATCCGTAGACCGGCCTGTCCGCCCCCATGGTCATAGCCAGATGGCGAAGGTTCAGGACATTGCCGAACATGCCGGCGCAGATGAACAGCGGCGCCGCCTTGGCGTCCTTGCCGGGGTTCATCAGCACCAGGTGAACCGGCTTTGCCGTCGTCGTCGGAGCATTCGCCGTCATTTCGGATCCTGCGGTCTCGCCGCCATCCGGCAGTTCAATAGCGATGCGCTCGGCACACTGGGCAATGGTTGGCGCCTCGAACAGCGTCGAGATCGGCAGGTCGAGTGTGTATTGCTTCTTGATCATCCGAAACAGTCGAACTGCAATCAGCGAATGCCCGCCCATGTCGAAGAAACTGTCATGGATGCCGACCTTGGCGATGCCGAGAAGCTCCCGCCAATAACCGGCCAGCGTTTCCTCGATCGGGTTGCGGGGCTCGACGAACTCGCTTTCGAGGTCCGGCCTCTCGAAATTGTCCCCAGACGGCGTCGCGGTTTCGGCAGAGGCCGCGATCCATTCGCGCAAGGTGTCGAGATCGATCGAACTGATGATCGGTTGAGGTTCGGAGGTGCCGAGTGCACGTTGCAGCGCCGAAAAGCCTTCCAACGGAAGGATGCCGTTGCGCACCTGGGTGCCGAGCTTCAGCATCGCCGTAGACAGGGGGGCATGTTTCGGTTTCGCAGCAGCCGGTGCATCCGCCTGGGTTGCGAGACCGAGCGCAAGATCGTTCTCCAGCCTGCGCATGACGAACTTCTCGGCTTCGAAGACAATATTACCGTGAGGATCGGTGATCGTCACGTCGAAGGCCGCATAGCCCTCGCCGAAATCGTTGCTGTCGGCGAGCCTGACGATGCTGACGATCTCGGCGGGCAGCGGCTCGTGAAGGACCACCCGGCCATAGGTTGCCGGCGCCCAAAGCGAAGTCTCCGCGTCGTAGTCTTTGGCAAGTTCCATGGCAAAGCCGGTCGCAATGTCGAGCAGGCCCGGATGCAGCAGAACGCCTTTCGAAAGATCATCGGCATATGAGGGGTCCAGTTTCAGCTCCGCAATCGCCTTGCCGCTTCCGATCGCCATGGAGCGCAGCACGGACCAGCGGGGGCCGAAGCGAATATGCTTCTCCTGGACAGCACGAAGCGCGCTGCCGCCTCCGGCGACCCGTGTCTCCTCACAGGAAGAGGCTATAGTGGCGATGTCGATGGTCTCGTGCCTCTGTTGCGGCTGCGGCTTGAGGACGGCTTCGGCGTGCTTGACGAACAGCGCATCTTCGCCATCCGCCGGGCCCGCCAGAACCGCGACGCGAAAATGCTCCGCCACCGGTTCCAGCCGGACGCGAACGGCTTTCATCTCTCCATCGCTAAAGACAAGCGGTCTCAGAAATACGAGGTCCGCCACTTCCGCTGCAAACGGAAGTCCGTATTCCCGAGACGCCTGTGTAATCAATTCCAGATAGCCGGTACCCGGCATGACGGCCTGACCGGACAGAAGACGATGCTCGTCGAGCATCCATTCGGTTTCAGGGCCGACCAGTGCCTCGAGCCAGGGCTGTCCCGTCTCGTCCTCTTTCCAGTGATGGAAGAACGGACCCACTGCCGGCCCGGCAACCGGCCTGATCCATCCGCCGCCTTCCGAAGCGCCAAGCGCTCGTGCCGCAAGACCGACTTCGTTCCAGACGCCCCAGTGCAGCGCGACGGTCGCCCGGTCGGTGCGATGGGAACGGCTCTGCGCGAAGGCATTGAGATAGGCGTTTGCGGCGACGTAATCGACCTGTCCCGCCCGCACCACATCGGTGCTGGTGGAGGAGAACATCAGGAAGAAATCAAGCGCCACGTTTTCGAGTGCCGCATCCAGTACGGTCGTACCGAGGACCTTCGGCGTCAGCACCCTGTCGATGCTGTCGCGCGTCTTGGTCTGGATCAGGCCGTCATCGACCGCGCCGGCCGCATGGAAGACACCGTTGATTTCCCTGAAACGGGAAAGCGACGTCTCCACCGCCCGGCTCATCTGCTCCGGATTACTGACATCGCCGACGAGATAGAGGACCTCAGCGCCCTTGTCTTCGAGCCTCCGGATCGCCGAAATCGCGCGCCGTACTCCGTCATGGCCGTGGGTGCGATCGTAGAATTCCCAGTTTTCCCGCGGCGGCAGGACCAGGCGGCCGACAAGCACGATCCGCGCACGGAACCGGCTGGCGAGCTCGTCCGCAAGTGCGAGAGCGACATCGCTCAAACCGCCGGAGAAGAAATAGACGCCACCTTCGCGCAGTTTCGCCTGCTCGGATGACACTTCTTTTAATGGCAGCCGCTGATGGATCTGCGACCAGCGCCGCCCCTTACGCAGCGCCACCACTTCTGATCCCGGCTTCGCATGCAGATCTTCCCAGAGCTGCTCGGTCAATGGCACCAGGTCCGCGGTATCCTTTTTCTCTGCCGAACGAGCAAAAGCGAAACGCTTGCTGTTCCGCTCGGCCTTGGACGGCAGATCGATATCGATCACCTTGACCGTCGCGCCGGCCATCTCCTTCGGCAGGACCAGGCCGGGACCAAGAACAGTGGCCTTTTCGGGATAGGGCAAAGGCTCGCCCGAAACCTGCTGCATACCGTTGGTGATGACGGTGAAATGTATGTCCGGAACGCTGGCTGCATCCCCCAGAGCCTGAGCGAGATGCAACATGCTGTCAAAGCCGCATTCCTGGTTCCGATGGAAGAAATTCGAGCCGGGCCGGAAGGTTTCCGCCTGGGTCAGAAGCCACATATGCACGATCCGCGACGGCAGTCCACCATCGCCGATAAGTCCGGCGATAAGGGCATCATATCCCGCACGCCCCAGCTCCGGGCAGAGCATATAATCCTCGGCGCTACGGCGAATGAAAGCGTCGCCCAGCGACACCGTCACGACGCGGTGTCCTGCCGTCCTCAGCGCAGCGACCAGCCGCGCTCCCATGCCGGTATCATCGAGGAAGAACAGCCAGGATCGCGCCTCTTTCTCGGCGCCGATTTCGTAATCCGCAAGCGTCTGCTTCCAGGAGGGACGATAGCCCCAGCGTGCGATATCGGGTTCCTTCGAAAGGACGGGCTCGGCGCTTTTACCTCTCTCATTCGCTCCGGCACGGTCTATAAAGAAGCGCTTGTGCTGGAATGGATAGGCGGGCAACCGGACCCGGCGCGGCGAACGGCCCTGCCACAGGCGGTCGATATCGACTTCAAGGCCGGTCGCCCAGGCCCGTCCGACGGCCGAGAGGAAATAAAGCCGGTCGTCGCCGACCTCATCCGGATGCGGCAGGCTGTTGATCACCTGGTTTGCGGGGATCGACCCTTGCGCCTTCGTCAGTGACGACAGAACCCGTCCGGGACCCACCTCGATATAAATCCGTCCGGGTTCGGCCGAAAGCGCCGCCATGCCGTGCGCGAAATGGACGGTCGAACGAAGGTGACCAACCCAGTACATCGGATCGGTCGCCTCTTCGGCGCTGAGCGGCAAGCCTGTACGGTTCGATAGGATCGGAATTGCCGGGGCTCGAAGAGTAATACCGCGCAGAAAAGTCTCGAAGGCTTTGAGGATGGGCGTGACCAGCCGCGAATGAGCGGCGATATTGATCGGCACCCGTGTCGCATCGATGCCCTGCCCCGCCAGGAATTCCCGGAATGTGTCGAGATCCTCGTTGAGGCCGGACACGACGCAAAGCGACGGCGCATTGACCGAAGCAATGTCGAGCGATGACGGCAACAGTTCGGAAAGCCGGTCGTGATCGAGCGGCACGCTCATCATCCCGCTCGGCTGGATAGTCTCGAACAGTTTCCCGCGCAGGTGCACGAGATTGACGGCATCCTTGAAGGACATCACGCCGGCGACGCAGGCCGCGGCGTTCTCGCCCATGGAATGACCGATCAGCGCCTTCGGCTTCACACCCCAATCCATCCAGAGGCGGGCCAAACCGATTTCGGTGATCAGGATGGCCGGAAGCTGGAGCGACGGGCGGAGAAAGGCTTTCGCAGTCGCTGCGGAACTTTCCCCAAGCCAGGTGGCGCGGATCTCTTTTGCCGCATCGCTCGGCAGATGGGAAAGCCCCTCCTCGACGATCAGCCGGAATGTCTGATCCTCCTCGTAAAGCCGCTTGGCCATGCCGACATATTGCGCGCCGCCGCCCGGAAACAGGAAAATGGCACCGGCGTTGTTCGGCACCGGCTGATGAATGAAACCTCGGTTGCCCGGGTTTGCGAGGACCGCGATGGCATCCTCTTTTCCGCGAACGGCGACCACCATGCGATGGTCGAAATGTTTGCGGCCATGCAACAAGGTGTAGCTGACGTCGTCGAGCGAAAGGCCGGGCTGGTTTGACATCGCCAAACCGAGCCGCTCGGCCGCCTGGTCGATCGTCTTGCGCTGGCGGGCCGAAAGGAACAGCAGCATCGGATCGGAATCGGCACCGGCCTGCGCGTCGTCCTTGGCCGCATCCGGCACGTAGCGGGTCGGCGCCTGCTCGATGATCGCATGCGCATTGGTGCCGCCGACGCCGAGCGAGTTGACGGCCGCCCGGCGAGGGCCTGGCGCATGCGGCCATTTCACCAGCTTGTTGTTGACCCGGAACGGGCTCTTTTCGAAATTGATCGAGGGATTGGGGCGCTCGAAGCCGAGCGTTGGCGGAATTTCGCCCTCGTTGACGGCAAGTGTCGCCTTGATGAGGCCGACGACGCCCGCTGCGGTATCGAGATGGCCGATATTCGATTTGACCGACCCGACATGGCAGAAGCCGGTCCGCTCGGTGCTCTGCCTGAAGGCCGCCGTCAGCGCCTCGATCTCGATGGGATCGCCGAGGAACGTACCCGTGCCATGGCACTCGATGTATTGAATAGTGTCGGCATCGACGCCTGCGAGCCCTTGAGCCTCCAGAACCGCCTCGGCCTGCCCGCTGACGCTCGGTGCCAGATAGCCCGCCTTGCTGCCGCCGTCGTTATTGACGGCCGTGCCCTTGATCACGGCATGGATCACATCGCCGTCGCGGAGCGCATCCGAAAGCCGGCGCAGCACGACTACCCCGACACCGCTGCCGAAAACGGTCCCGGCGGCGCGATGATCGAAGGGCCGGCAATGCCCGTCGGGCGACAGAATCTCGCCTTCCTGGAACGTGTATCCGCGCCGATGCGGGAACTCGATCGTCACCCCGCCCGCAAGCGCCATGTCGCACTCGCCCGAAATCAGGCTCTGGCAGGCGTAATGCACCGCGACCAGCGACGTCGAGCAGGCGGTCTGGACGTTGATGCTCGGACCGCGCAGGTCGAACGTGAACGAGGCGCGAGTCGCCAGAAAATCCTTGTCGTTGCCGGTATGGCGCAACAGGAACATGCCCACCTGGTCGATGAGGTTGCGATTGCTGCAGACGTTGAAATAGAAGTAGCTGCCCATGCCGCAGCCGGCGAAGATACCGACCGGGCCGGGCTGATTGTTCGGCGTCCGGCCGGCATCCTCCATGGCTTCCCAGGCACATTCCAGGAAATGGCGGTGCTGGGGATCCATGATCGCCGCCTCCTTCGGGTTTAGGCCGAAGAATTCCGCGTCGAACATTTCCATGTCGGGAAGATCGGCGCCGCGGGGAACATAGTTGGGATGGTGGAGCCGCTCGGGATCTTCGCCTTCAGCGATCAGGTCCTCAGGCGAAAACGTGCGGACGGACTCGACGCCGTCTCGCAGGTTTTGCCAGAATTCCGAAACATTGCGCGCACCCGGCACTCTCAAAGCCATGCCGACGATCGCAATATCGCCGGCACTAACTTGGTTAGACCCCTCAAGCATCGATACCGTCCCAACCCGCGGAGGTCGGCCCGATGACATCACCCCAATGAGCCATCGGCCTTGTTCCGCTTCCATTGAAAAACCGCGAGCGCAAACCCCGCATTCTCAATGTGCTTCCAGCTAAGAAGCAATCGCAATTACTCCTTTGGAAACCATCATCATCCGTATGGGGGAGAGGCAGGTAAGGCCCGCGATTCAGGCTTAGCCGCGATCATCCGCATGGGTGGTGAGGCGCATGTTGAGTTTTATACCGCCCCCCGTTTCTATCGAAGTGCCTGGAACAGCAACGAGTGGGGACAAGCTTTATGGGCGAATTGAAGTGTGTTTTGATCGGTGGCGGACTATTGCTGGTTCAATGCGCTGAAATTCTGCGGGGACGCGGACATAAAATCCAGGCCATAGCGACCTCGAACGGATCGGTCCGAAACTGGGCGATGGCCCAGGACATTCCCGTCATAACACCCGAAGGCGATTACGCCGCCCAGCTGACGCAATACGACTACGACTGGCTGTTCAGCATCGCCAACCTGAAAATGGTTCCCAATGCGATCTGGCAGCACGCGCGCATCGGCGCCGCCAATTTTCATGACGGCTTGCTGCCGGATATGGCCGGCCTCAACACACCCGCCTGGGCGATCCTCGAAGGCCATGACCGGCACGGCATCACCTGGCACGCAATCACCGAAGGGATCGACGAAGGCGATATCTATGCGCAGCAGCATTTCGAGATCAGCGCGGACGAGACGGCGCTGACGCTGAACACCAAATGCTTTGAAGCAGGGATTGCGACTTTCTCCGAGATGCTCGGCGACATCGAGCGCGGCACCCTGACCCCCCACCGCCAGGATTTTACGAGTCGCACCTATTACGAACAGCTCAGGCGTCCTCCGGCCGCCGGCACCCTCGATTTCACCGCTTCGGCAAACGAACTTTCGCGCCTGGTGCGCGGCCTGGATTTCGGCGCGCCCTATCTGAACCCGTTGGCAACGCCAAAGGTCCAGTTCGGCAACGACGTCTTCACCGTCAGAAATCTTCGTGTCCTCGACGGCGAGTTGAACGGCGAACCCGGCCTGGTCCTCTCGGTCGGCGCCCATGGCGTGACGGTCGGAACCGCGGACATGCCGGTCCTGCTCGAGGCCGTCCGCAAGGACGTTGCCGGGCCGATCACCCTTTCCTCGGTGCTGCGCCCCGGCGACCGGCTGCCGCTTATGAACGACCGCGAGAAGGACACGTTATCGCAAGCGGTTTCCACTCTTGCGCGACATGAAGGCTTCTTCCGCCGCACGCTCGAAACCATTGCCGATATCACGCTACCCTATGTAAAAGCATCCGAAGCCGAACATGCCCCGGATATTCGCACCATCCCCCTGCCCTTTACCGGGCAACTTTCGCGGCAGGAACGGGTCGCGCTGACGGCAGCCTTCCTGAACCGTCTTTCCGGTCAGCCGACGTTCGACCTCGCTTATACGAACGACAGGCTGATAGAGCTTGGTGCCCATCACCCCGGCTATTTCGCGAAATCCATTCCGCTGCGAATCGACGCGGCGGGACAAGCCTCCATCCACGACCTGCTCGGGCATGTCGATCGGTCGCTGAAGGTGCTGGACGAACGCCAGGGTTATTGCCGCGATCTTGCCGACCGTTATCCCGGCCTGACCGCGCCTGAGCTGACGATCGGTATCGCGGACATCTCCAATCCGGCGCTCACCGATGAAATCGACGGCTGCGCCCTGACCTTCCGGCTCGGCGAGACGAGGGCCGACCTCGTCTACGATCGGGCGCGCGTCGATGAACGGCAGGCGCAGGATCTGGCGACGGCATTTGCGATCCTGGCCTCTGCGTTCGAGG
This region includes:
- a CDS encoding response regulator transcription factor; this encodes MSSTPSGYSRSPAVAESFRIMNDIPKLAERDDRGGEGVNHDGCLVIIDARALDRECLAKALIGRGLEMDVCAVGSIEEWKLEKDLFPPVQAVLFNIGSRKADDSALAADISKLTTEFKSPPIIVLSDSDDLAQVVKMLEYGARGFIPSCVGIGVCVEAIGLAVAGGIFVPASSVLSMRHLVSAATSSAEHRPLSGMFTLRQEAVVEALRRGKANKIIAYELNLRESTVKVHIRNIMKKLKATNRTEVAYKLNDLFPYGAAN
- a CDS encoding glycosyltransferase family 4 protein, with the translated sequence MSVAGPHSDSLPQVFRAFADKLSEQSRAGNGPHSNVAKSPDKTLRPLLIAEAANPEWTSVPLVGWNLAHAIMQKTDALLVTQVRNRDALLRAGLVEGRDFVAIDNERVARAFYRLSERLRGGENKGWTVVTAFSSFSYYSFEREVWKLLGKRLMAGEFDLVHRITPLSPTSQSPIARKLKKYGIPFVLGPLNGGVPWPKGFSDVRSREREWLSAIRKLHFLMPYYRTTRSEAAALIAGSGHTLSELPTSCAERAFLIPENAADPDRFPFQLRELSGNRLAVAFIGRLVPYKGADILIEAVAAYRGRLNIEVLIVGDGPQRKELEETVRRKGLRDSVKFAGWVEQRDLASTLAGYQVLALPSVREFGGGVVLEAMSMGLVPVVANYGGPPELIDDHSGIAVDFHDRETLITGFTKAFEYLESNPGLVALLSDATSRRVRERYSWHAKAAQMFEIYNWILYGGPKPIF
- a CDS encoding oligosaccharide flippase family protein is translated as MVEASISPDWNGEPSGPAGVLGSPAPSVESQPRFRNIIMRAAGWSMMGYVLLQVLRIASSLILTRLLIPEMFGIMAVATMVQVSVSMLSDLGLRPAAIQSRMGDEQSYLDTAWTLQILHGCLIWFTCVLVAIGIGRAAHYGLFPAGSVYTVPELPEIIMALSFCTVIMGLQSTKLISAFRHLDLGRLTVIEVTAQVISLTVAVLLAWKTGSIWAFVVSTYVSCIVTTVLSHVWLPGVNNSFSWEKEAVRDLIRFGRWIMLSSILTVVAASGDRVFLAGWTSPMMLGLYSLAFNLISMLEGAGGRLFSTVAMPALSKVARERPEQLRGMFLKIRLPFDLVFIGSAGAIFSGGKAIIEFLYDDRYLEAAPIIQILSFSLLTTRFGPLSAIYLAVNEPRNQTILNFVRAISIFVSIPVAYYMFGFYGALWAIALYGLPVFAVIFYFNRRHGLHSLPYEVGVLLAWPVGFLAGTLATLIFERAGSMF
- a CDS encoding type I polyketide synthase is translated as MLEGSNQVSAGDIAIVGMALRVPGARNVSEFWQNLRDGVESVRTFSPEDLIAEGEDPERLHHPNYVPRGADLPDMEMFDAEFFGLNPKEAAIMDPQHRHFLECAWEAMEDAGRTPNNQPGPVGIFAGCGMGSYFYFNVCSNRNLIDQVGMFLLRHTGNDKDFLATRASFTFDLRGPSINVQTACSTSLVAVHYACQSLISGECDMALAGGVTIEFPHRRGYTFQEGEILSPDGHCRPFDHRAAGTVFGSGVGVVVLRRLSDALRDGDVIHAVIKGTAVNNDGGSKAGYLAPSVSGQAEAVLEAQGLAGVDADTIQYIECHGTGTFLGDPIEIEALTAAFRQSTERTGFCHVGSVKSNIGHLDTAAGVVGLIKATLAVNEGEIPPTLGFERPNPSINFEKSPFRVNNKLVKWPHAPGPRRAAVNSLGVGGTNAHAIIEQAPTRYVPDAAKDDAQAGADSDPMLLFLSARQRKTIDQAAERLGLAMSNQPGLSLDDVSYTLLHGRKHFDHRMVVAVRGKEDAIAVLANPGNRGFIHQPVPNNAGAIFLFPGGGAQYVGMAKRLYEEDQTFRLIVEEGLSHLPSDAAKEIRATWLGESSAATAKAFLRPSLQLPAILITEIGLARLWMDWGVKPKALIGHSMGENAAACVAGVMSFKDAVNLVHLRGKLFETIQPSGMMSVPLDHDRLSELLPSSLDIASVNAPSLCVVSGLNEDLDTFREFLAGQGIDATRVPINIAAHSRLVTPILKAFETFLRGITLRAPAIPILSNRTGLPLSAEEATDPMYWVGHLRSTVHFAHGMAALSAEPGRIYIEVGPGRVLSSLTKAQGSIPANQVINSLPHPDEVGDDRLYFLSAVGRAWATGLEVDIDRLWQGRSPRRVRLPAYPFQHKRFFIDRAGANERGKSAEPVLSKEPDIARWGYRPSWKQTLADYEIGAEKEARSWLFFLDDTGMGARLVAALRTAGHRVVTVSLGDAFIRRSAEDYMLCPELGRAGYDALIAGLIGDGGLPSRIVHMWLLTQAETFRPGSNFFHRNQECGFDSMLHLAQALGDAASVPDIHFTVITNGMQQVSGEPLPYPEKATVLGPGLVLPKEMAGATVKVIDIDLPSKAERNSKRFAFARSAEKKDTADLVPLTEQLWEDLHAKPGSEVVALRKGRRWSQIHQRLPLKEVSSEQAKLREGGVYFFSGGLSDVALALADELASRFRARIVLVGRLVLPPRENWEFYDRTHGHDGVRRAISAIRRLEDKGAEVLYLVGDVSNPEQMSRAVETSLSRFREINGVFHAAGAVDDGLIQTKTRDSIDRVLTPKVLGTTVLDAALENVALDFFLMFSSTSTDVVRAGQVDYVAANAYLNAFAQSRSHRTDRATVALHWGVWNEVGLAARALGASEGGGWIRPVAGPAVGPFFHHWKEDETGQPWLEALVGPETEWMLDEHRLLSGQAVMPGTGYLELITQASREYGLPFAAEVADLVFLRPLVFSDGEMKAVRVRLEPVAEHFRVAVLAGPADGEDALFVKHAEAVLKPQPQQRHETIDIATIASSCEETRVAGGGSALRAVQEKHIRFGPRWSVLRSMAIGSGKAIAELKLDPSYADDLSKGVLLHPGLLDIATGFAMELAKDYDAETSLWAPATYGRVVLHEPLPAEIVSIVRLADSNDFGEGYAAFDVTITDPHGNIVFEAEKFVMRRLENDLALGLATQADAPAAAKPKHAPLSTAMLKLGTQVRNGILPLEGFSALQRALGTSEPQPIISSIDLDTLREWIAASAETATPSGDNFERPDLESEFVEPRNPIEETLAGYWRELLGIAKVGIHDSFFDMGGHSLIAVRLFRMIKKQYTLDLPISTLFEAPTIAQCAERIAIELPDGGETAGSEMTANAPTTTAKPVHLVLMNPGKDAKAAPLFICAGMFGNVLNLRHLAMTMGADRPVYGLQARGLYGDHEPHATFEEMAADYIAEIRIVQPNGPYLLAGYSGGGITAYEMARQLQEVGEEVSHVLMLDTPLPRQPGLDLRDRISMKLQDIRRHKANYLAKYLQDRLHDKMNGRAKQEAEHQAGPTEHFNNEKIEVAFRRAAHQYQVKPYAGAVTLFRPKPAIFYRLSGGRCLKENRDILLSDNGWSEHVVQLSVSEVPGDHDSMVLDPYVRVLAERMRAIVAEAVEKRKSKDAGPAQPLQSKTVAQKPVIELA